GGGGCAGGGCAAAAGACCGTAAAGGAGTTTTTGCGGCAAGAACACCTGCCTCGTCGTTTTATTGCGAGATTAAAGTATCATGGTGGAGATATTCAGCGTAATGGAGAATCGGTTACGGTCCGGGCCCTTCTCAAGCCTGGAGACCAGGTGAGCATTATTGCCCCCGATGAAGTAGGGCATGATACGGTTATCCCTTCCTATGAACCGATTGAGATTGTCTATGAAGACCGGGACATATTGGTGATCAATAAGCCGGATGGCTTATTATCAATTCCCTCCCGGGCCAACCCGAATCAGACGGTGGCTAATCGGGTGAAAGGATATTATGTTCGCAAAGGATACGCCGACCAGGTTATCCACATTGTTACGAGGCTTGACCGTAATACAACGGGCTTGATGCTCATTGCGAAGCATCGCTTAGCTCACGCTCTACTAGACCAGCAACTTCAAGCCAAGGCTGTTCAACGGTATTATCAGGCGCTATCAAGTCAAGCAGGTTATTGGCCAGACCAAGGTTTAATCGAAGCTCCGATCGCCCGTGATGAAGATTCGATTATTACTCGGCGAGTTCACGTATCTGGGCAATATGCTGCCACAGAATGGTGGATTCAAGCGCGTTACGGCCAAGCCGCATTGGTGAAGCTGCAATTACATACCGGACGCACCCATCAGATTCGCGTTCATATGGCCCATCAAGGTAGTCCGCTTATTGGCGATGATTTATATGGTGGTCCGCTCAGTCCTTGGATTCACCGCCAGGCCTTGCACTGCAATGAATTGAAATTCCAGCAACCATTTACCCAGGCGGAGATTCATTTACTTCAACCTTTGCCAGAAGATATGCTAAACTGGATAAAAGCCAACCAAAAGGAGGATATGCGATATGGAAATCTTTGAAAGAAACTTTGAAGAGAATTTAGCCCACTTTACCCACCAATTACGCCATGATCAAATGACTCGTTTTAGAACAGAGTTTCTAGCGCTCCATTATTACGATCAAGCCAAATTGTTCAAGAGCCTTGAAGACGAAGATCGTTTAAAGATTTACCAATATTTGTCCCCTTCTGAGTTAGCGGAAATCTTCGATATGTTAGAGAATGAGCACGAGGAGATTGAGGGCTATTTCGAAGAGATGGCCAACCCCTATGCGGCCAGTGTCTTGAGCGAGATGTATCCGGACAATGCGGTGGATGTATTAAATAATATTTCCAACCGAGAGAGAGTCAATCTGTACTTACACCTGATGCCAACAGATAGTGCCCGCGAAATTAGCCGTTTGATGAATTACTTGGACGATACCGCCGGTTCGATTATGACAACGGAATACATTGCCGTTGATATGGATTTAACTTTGCAAGAAGCTTATTACTACTTACGTCAACAAGCCATCGATGCCGAGACAATTTACTATGTCTATGTTATTGATGAAGAGAAGCACTTACGCGGGGTTCTATCTTTGCGGGAATTAATTATTAATGAAGAAAGCAAGAAAGTAAAAGACATGATGAATACCCGCGTCATCTCTGTTCAGGTGAATGATGACGTTGAAGAAGTCGCCCAGTTAGTGCAAGACTATGACTTGCTTGCGATGCCGGTCGTAGGGTTTGATTCGGAGCTTTTAGGAATTATTACCGTCGACGACATTCTCGACGTAGTGAAAGAAGAAGCGGAAAGTGACTACTCCGGTTTGGCTGCCGTTGACGTCAGTGAGGTGCACGAAACACCTGGTTCTGCTGCCAGAAGCCGCTTGCCTTGGTTAATAACCCTCTTGTTCCTCGGGATGGGTACGTCGACATTAATTAGTCGTTATGACGCACTTATTTCACAAGCGAGTGTCCTATCAGCCTTTGTGACCCTGATTACCGGGACGGCCGGTAATGCGGGTACCCAATCTCTAGCTGTTGCTGTCCGTAAAATTACGAATAAGACTGAAGACACCCATGTTGTGAAAGCATTCTTCTTTGAATTATTAACCGGGGTTGCAACGGGTTTAATTGTCGGTATCGCGGTCTTTCTCATCGTTGTCGCTTGGCAACGTAACATTGCCTTAGGGGGTGTGACCGCTGTATCAATGGCGGCAGCCATCATTGTGGCTAATTTAGCTGGTGCTTTAATCCCGAAATTAATGGATAAAATCGGCTTTGATCCAGCTGTTGCCAGTGGCCCGTTTATTACCACCTTGAGTGACTTGACCTCGGTCTTTATTTATTTCACGGTGGCCCAGATGTTTATGGATTACTTACTGTAGACTGCTTTGCTAAGTATATTTATAAGGGCACAGGAGATTTACTATATGGGGAATTTATTTTCTACTGTAAAGCTAATCTATATCCCACAAGCCAAAAAACTTCCCAAACATCGATGTTTCTGGGAAGTTTTTGATGAATAAGGCATTAAAAAAAGCGATGAAACCATGTGCATCGCGGAGATAAAATAAATTAGTGCAATAATTTAAGCATATCATGATGCGGAATGTTCGCATCGAGATAGCCATCCGGGGAGCTAACGTGGTAGCCGTTCTTCTCATAGAAAGGGATTGCTGTATCTTGTGCAGATAAGACGAGGCCTTTGAGTGCTTTGTCCTGGGCCCAAGCTTCAATCGTATCGAGAAGTTGACTGCCATACTGCTTACCCCGGTAAGCTTTAGCCGTTGCAACTCGCTGCACTTTAGCTTGATTTGCATCATTAATGTAAAGTCTAGCGGTAACAACCGCTTCATCTTCAATATAACCTACTACATGAAATCTTTCAGAATCTAAACCATCTAGTTCAAGATTCAAAGCTACACCTTGTTCTTGAATAAAGACTTCTTTGCGAATCTTTAAGGCGTCTGAATAGATAGTGTTATCGGTTCCGTAAGTCCATTTAAACTTCATGACGGTACTCCAAGAAAAAGATATTGTTTGCTTCTTCGTTTAAAGTTTCCGCAATACGTTCACATGTCGAAGGAGCAGGTTGGAATTTCTGGTTCTCAATCAAATGGATTAAGTGACGGTTTAAACCAACCTGCCTAGCTAAATCCGTTTGGGATAATTGAGCGGATTTCCGTTTCTCTTTAAGACAATTCACGATTGCAACTCCTTTCTGTTCATTAAGCAATTCTTCGTCTTCATTATACTCTCTCTTTTAATGATTGTAAAGACAGGAAGCCGATGAACACGGTATCATGGGGATGTTACAGTAAATATTTTGAGAAAAATTTGAGTGGAAATGATTGGTTCGAGCAGGAGAAAGCCCGTCAATTTCAGAACAAATGTTTTATATTTTTGAGATGTTTTCTCCTGGGGAAAATAGGAAAGGCCTCGATTCATATTTACTTTGAAAGTTTTTTTGAGTATAATGGTAGAGTATATAAACAACAGGGAATGTTAGAGAAAAGGAGAAAGCTATGAGTTCAGGGAATCATTTTTCCTTAGGCTTGTTCGGCTATAACCGTAAGCAAGTGGATGACTTGCTTGGTAAACATCGTGAAGAGATGCGCCAACTTGAAGACCGGATTCAAAAGTTGGAAGCAAGTAACCAAGAACTAGCTGAGCAAGTTGAATACTATGTCGATATCGAATCCGCCCTCAAAGAGGGAATAGTCGATGCGCACATGACGGGTAATAAGATTATTGAGAAATCCAACCAGAAAGCCGATGCTTTAATTGCGCAAACCAATGAGCAAGTCATTCAGTATAAAGAAGATTTCGCCCATCAAAGTCGGGAATTGGTGACAAATGGGCAGCATTTGCACCAGCAATTGAATACCATGAAGGGTGAGATGCAAGAGATTATCGATCAGTATCAGAAATTGCTGGATGATACTGATTTCGATAAGATTTATCCGAAGAAGCAAATTGATCGCTTAGTCCAACAAGTCGATACTTATGAACACGATGGTTGGTTTGAAGAAGCAGTTGAAGAAGAAGTTGGCTTGCGGGCAAGTAGTTTGAGTGAGGATGAAAAGACTGAGTTAGAGCGTTTAATTCATGAGGTCATTGGCATTGAAGAAGTAGCAGATGTCAAGGAAGAAGGTTTGAAGCTCGTCGACTTTCAGAAAGCGAAAGAATTAAATTAAGTTAAGGCGTTAAAGTTCGAACAGTCCGTCGGGATTGTTCGACTTTTTTTGCCAGAGAAAAGGATGATGAAATGAAAGATTTAGCACAAGAAGTAAATAGACGGCGGACGTTTGCGATTATTTCGCATCCGGATGCGGGGAAGACTACTATTACGGAGCAATTGTTGCTCTTTAGTGGGGCGATTCGTGAAGCAGGGACAGTTAAGGCCAAAGGTAAGAAGTCGAATAAGTTTGCCAAGTCGGACTGGATGGAAATTGAGCAACAAAGAGGAATCTCCGTTACCAGTTCCGTGATGCAGGTGGATTATGATGGCTACCAGGTTAATATTCTGGATACGCCGGGGCATGAGGACTTCTCGGAAGATACTTATCGAACCTTGATGGCGGTTGATGCTGCGGTGATGGTGGTTGATAGCGGGAAGGGGATTGAGCCACAGACGAAACGTCTCTTCGAAGTGGTCTCCCACCGTGGTATTCCAGTCTTTACGTTTATGAATAAGCTAGACCGGGATGGATTAGAACCTTTAGATTTGGTGGCAGAGTTGGAAGAAGTGTTAGGCATTGATGCTTATCCGATGAACTGGCCGATGGGGATGGGACGTGAGCTCCTGGGCTTATATGATTTGTATAATCAGCGGGTAGAACTGCGTGGCAAGACTAGCGAAGATCCTGAGACGTATATCGACCTAGATGAATCTGGAGATGTACCTGGCGATTATGACTTTAAGCAGTCATCCGTTTACACGCAAGCAATGGAAGATGCCCAGCTACTCCATGAAGCAGGCAATGACTTTGACCTTGAGCGGATTCAACAAGGAAAGTTAACCCCTGTATTCTTTGGTTCCGCTTTAACAGGTTTTGGGGTTCAGACCTTTTTCGATGCCTTTGTCGACTTGGCTCCGGCACCAAGTACTGTTGAATTAGAAGACGGCCGTATGCTTGAGCCGACTGCTGAGGAATTCTCTGGCTTTGTCTTCAAGATTCAAGCGAATATGAATCCGGCGCACAGAGATCGTATTGCCTTTATTCGCATAAGTTCAGGTGAATTTGAGAAGGGAATGAATGTAAGCCTTGAACGCACTGGCAAAACAATGCGACTAGCTCATACGACGCAATTTATGGCCGATGCCCGCGAAGAAGTGGAAACCGCGATTGCAGGCGATATTATCGGCTTATATGATACAGGTAACTTGCAAATTGGCGACTCGATTTATGAAGGGCGTGAAGCAATTAAGTTTAAGCCCTTACCGCAATTTACACCAGAGTTGTTTATGAAGGTCACCCCGAAGAACGTTATGAAACAGAAATCCTTCCATAAAGGTATTGAACAGCTTGTTCAAGAGGGTGCCATCCAGCTGTATAAAACCTACCATACAGAAGAGTATATTCTGGGGGCGGTAGGGCAATTGCAATTTGAAGTGTTCCAACATCGCTTGCTTCATGAATATAAAGCTGAAGTTGAAATGATACCGATGGGTAATAAGATTGCTCGCTGGGTCGATCCTGAAGCAATGGAGCCGAATATGTCTTCGTCGCGTAACTTGTTGGTGAAGGATATTGAAGGGCAGCCGGTCTTTCTTTTCGAGAATAGCTTCGCTGAGAATTGGTTTAAAGACAAACATCCGGATGTTGAGTTATATCAACTTCTTTAAATGAGAAGAGCCCTCATAATTTTGCTGTGAAAAGGTTGTCAAATACAGTAAAAAATGGTATCTTATTCTTGATAAGGTTTTCAAAACCTAATCTAAGTATATAAGACAAAGGAGAATGTCAAATGGAGAAAAAAGAATTTAATATTATTGCAGAAACAGGAATTCACGCACGTCCAGCTACGTTATTAGTACAAACAGCTAGTAAATTTAACTCAGATTTAAACCTTGAATACAATGGTAAGTCTGTAAACTTGAAATCAATCATGGGTGTTATGTCTTTAGGTGTTGGTCAAGGTGCAGACGTGACAATTACTGCTGAAGGTGAAGATGAGAAAGAAGCCATCGAAGCAGTAAGTGAAACAATGCAAAAAGAAGGTTTGTCTAACTAATGGCTAAAGAAATGTTAACAGGGATTGCAGCCAGCGATGGTGTTGCGATTGCTCCAGTATATTTATTAATGGAGCCCGATTTGTCTTTTGAAACCAAGCAAATCGAAGACGTTCAAGCAGAAGTTGAGCGTTTGGACGCAGCTGTTGCGATAGCAACCGAAGAAATCACAAAGATTCGTGCAATTGCTGAAGAATCTTTAGGTGCTGAAGAAGCCCAAGTTTTTGATGCCCATTTGATGTTCTTGGCTGATCCTGAATTCGTAGGTCAAGTTCGTTCGAAAATTGAAACAGATAAAGTTAACGCTGAAGCAGCGATGAGTGACGTAAGTCAAATGTTTATTGCAATGTTCAGTGCAATGGAAGATAATCCTTATATGCAAGAGCGTGCAGCAGACGTTAAAGACGTGACTGAGCGGATTATGGCTACGTTACTTGGTGTAAAATTACCAAGTCCGGCAACCATTGATGAAGAAGTAATTGTTGTAGCACACGACTTAACTCCTTCAGATACAGCGCAATTAAACAAGAAATACGTTAAAGCCTTTGTAACAAACATTGGTGGACGTACATCTCACTCAGCGATTATGGCTCGTTCATTAGAAATCCCTGCGATTGTTGGAACCCAAGAAGTGACCACTCGTGTCCAAGATGGACAGATGATTATTGTGGATGCTTTAGAAGGTGAAGTTATCTTAAATCCAACAGCAGAACAGATTGCTGAGTACGAGCAGAAAGCACAAGCTTTT
This region of Suicoccus acidiformans genomic DNA includes:
- a CDS encoding peptide chain release factor 3, which translates into the protein MKDLAQEVNRRRTFAIISHPDAGKTTITEQLLLFSGAIREAGTVKAKGKKSNKFAKSDWMEIEQQRGISVTSSVMQVDYDGYQVNILDTPGHEDFSEDTYRTLMAVDAAVMVVDSGKGIEPQTKRLFEVVSHRGIPVFTFMNKLDRDGLEPLDLVAELEEVLGIDAYPMNWPMGMGRELLGLYDLYNQRVELRGKTSEDPETYIDLDESGDVPGDYDFKQSSVYTQAMEDAQLLHEAGNDFDLERIQQGKLTPVFFGSALTGFGVQTFFDAFVDLAPAPSTVELEDGRMLEPTAEEFSGFVFKIQANMNPAHRDRIAFIRISSGEFEKGMNVSLERTGKTMRLAHTTQFMADAREEVETAIAGDIIGLYDTGNLQIGDSIYEGREAIKFKPLPQFTPELFMKVTPKNVMKQKSFHKGIEQLVQEGAIQLYKTYHTEEYILGAVGQLQFEVFQHRLLHEYKAEVEMIPMGNKIARWVDPEAMEPNMSSSRNLLVKDIEGQPVFLFENSFAENWFKDKHPDVELYQLL
- a CDS encoding phosphocarrier protein HPr; protein product: MEKKEFNIIAETGIHARPATLLVQTASKFNSDLNLEYNGKSVNLKSIMGVMSLGVGQGADVTITAEGEDEKEAIEAVSETMQKEGLSN
- a CDS encoding helix-turn-helix transcriptional regulator; amino-acid sequence: MNCLKEKRKSAQLSQTDLARQVGLNRHLIHLIENQKFQPAPSTCERIAETLNEEANNIFFLEYRHEV
- a CDS encoding GNAT family N-acetyltransferase, which gives rise to MKFKWTYGTDNTIYSDALKIRKEVFIQEQGVALNLELDGLDSERFHVVGYIEDEAVVTARLYINDANQAKVQRVATAKAYRGKQYGSQLLDTIEAWAQDKALKGLVLSAQDTAIPFYEKNGYHVSSPDGYLDANIPHHDMLKLLH
- the mgtE gene encoding magnesium transporter, which codes for MEIFERNFEENLAHFTHQLRHDQMTRFRTEFLALHYYDQAKLFKSLEDEDRLKIYQYLSPSELAEIFDMLENEHEEIEGYFEEMANPYAASVLSEMYPDNAVDVLNNISNRERVNLYLHLMPTDSAREISRLMNYLDDTAGSIMTTEYIAVDMDLTLQEAYYYLRQQAIDAETIYYVYVIDEEKHLRGVLSLRELIINEESKKVKDMMNTRVISVQVNDDVEEVAQLVQDYDLLAMPVVGFDSELLGIITVDDILDVVKEEAESDYSGLAAVDVSEVHETPGSAARSRLPWLITLLFLGMGTSTLISRYDALISQASVLSAFVTLITGTAGNAGTQSLAVAVRKITNKTEDTHVVKAFFFELLTGVATGLIVGIAVFLIVVAWQRNIALGGVTAVSMAAAIIVANLAGALIPKLMDKIGFDPAVASGPFITTLSDLTSVFIYFTVAQMFMDYLL
- a CDS encoding DivIVA domain-containing protein, coding for MSSGNHFSLGLFGYNRKQVDDLLGKHREEMRQLEDRIQKLEASNQELAEQVEYYVDIESALKEGIVDAHMTGNKIIEKSNQKADALIAQTNEQVIQYKEDFAHQSRELVTNGQHLHQQLNTMKGEMQEIIDQYQKLLDDTDFDKIYPKKQIDRLVQQVDTYEHDGWFEEAVEEEVGLRASSLSEDEKTELERLIHEVIGIEEVADVKEEGLKLVDFQKAKELN
- a CDS encoding RluA family pseudouridine synthase, which produces MKFDWIYQGAGQKTVKEFLRQEHLPRRFIARLKYHGGDIQRNGESVTVRALLKPGDQVSIIAPDEVGHDTVIPSYEPIEIVYEDRDILVINKPDGLLSIPSRANPNQTVANRVKGYYVRKGYADQVIHIVTRLDRNTTGLMLIAKHRLAHALLDQQLQAKAVQRYYQALSSQAGYWPDQGLIEAPIARDEDSIITRRVHVSGQYAATEWWIQARYGQAALVKLQLHTGRTHQIRVHMAHQGSPLIGDDLYGGPLSPWIHRQALHCNELKFQQPFTQAEIHLLQPLPEDMLNWIKANQKEDMRYGNL